From Selenomonadales bacterium, the proteins below share one genomic window:
- a CDS encoding 3'-5' exonuclease has translation MNFVAIDFETANRERNSACSVAVVEVRDGKLYDSYYTLIRPPEMRFDMNCIMVHGIYPKDVKDQPTFADIWPELNARLAGKIVVAHNASFDMGVLRACIETYHLPKPKFHYFCTVQMARRVWPQLPNHRLDTLANYFRIDFQHHNAMDDARTCAYLAVLAGQEKDCDNIFELIHHIKWSGKPF, from the coding sequence ATGAATTTTGTAGCGATAGACTTTGAAACGGCGAACCGCGAACGGAACAGCGCGTGCAGTGTGGCAGTCGTGGAAGTGCGTGACGGCAAGCTGTATGACAGCTACTATACACTCATTCGTCCGCCCGAGATGCGATTCGATATGAATTGTATCATGGTACACGGTATCTATCCCAAAGATGTAAAAGATCAGCCGACATTCGCCGATATCTGGCCTGAACTTAATGCGCGATTGGCGGGCAAGATCGTTGTTGCGCATAATGCGTCATTTGATATGGGTGTACTTCGTGCGTGCATTGAGACGTATCATCTTCCGAAACCGAAGTTTCACTATTTTTGCACCGTTCAGATGGCAAGACGTGTCTGGCCGCAACTGCCAAATCATCGTCTTGATACCTTGGCGAATTATTTTAGAATCGATTTTCAACATCATAATGCGATGGATGATGCGAGAACGTGTGCGTACCTTGCGGTATTGGCAGGGCAGGAAAAAGACTGTGATAACATATTTGAGCTGATACACCATATCAAATGGAGCGGCAAGCCGTTCTAG